In Drechmeria coniospora strain ARSEF 6962 chromosome 03, whole genome shotgun sequence, the DNA window TGGTAGGAAACGAGGCGGCGCGTGGAGGCAAGGAGACGTATGAAATACGGACGGGAAAGAATATCTATCAATGCATTGAAGACTATTTCTGCTCTCCGAATCTAGATTGCACCGTTTCCAGTCCTTCACGACACGTTGCTGGGAGAACAGTATGAGCTCGTTCCTGTTGCAGGTTGTGCTCAGTTGCCCTTGCAGAGTGCCTCGGCAGCTGGCAGAACCTTGTCTGCGTAAACGAGCGTGAGCAAAACATCCGCCAACACTGTGCAGGACCATCAGGGGTCTGACGGTTGGGAGGGAATTCCTTACTGATGGCATCGCTGATACCGCACTTGCCAATGATGCAGccagcggcatcggccttGATCTTGCTGAAGTTGCCGCAAGCACACTTGATATCGGTGGCACCACAGCCGTTCTTGATGAAGGCGTCCGTCAAGCAGGGGACGGCACACGACGGGATGGTGCCCAGGTCCTGTgcagcgacgagggaggcgacggcggcgaggacgatggtgTACTTCATGATGGCGGTGGCAAGTTCGCACGATGAGTCAATGGTATTGGCTATGAAAAAGCGGTTGAAATCTCTCTGCTATGAGTCAGTAAATGAGTATCTTCACGATCAGGTGCTGATAGGATGCGAGAAATGGTCGCTTTTATATGTAAGTGCGGACACACCGGCAGAGCGTTGCGGCTATTTCCATTCCATGCAGCTCGTTCTTCATCACACACAGGAGTTGAAACCGCCTCGGTTAAGCACATCGCATAGGCATGAATAATTGGCCTTGGGATTTGAGTTTCCTTGTAcagaacggcggcggcatggtgACTCGCTACTGTCACATAGTAGCGCCAACACGAAGTCCGGAAATGGTTCGCCACAGGGCTTTCTTCGTGCCTTGACCAGAGAGGAGTGAGCGCTTGACCACCCTCGAGAGGCATCGACCCCTGCGACTTCCTCATGCCGTTCGTGCGGAGTGCCGTCTCCAACCGTTAGGATGCTACCCTGGCCCATAGCTTCCCTGCGGTTGTGCGCTTATCAAAAGGGGGGGATGGTTCGGTTGATCGGAAGCTGGGCGACAGATCTGAGTCCTGTACACACATCCACATATATACGTATATGAATACACACACATATATATATGTAGTGGCACGCTTTGAGATTGCGAAATGATTGCTGTCTAATACACGACAGCGAAATTGCACAAATCTGCCTCCATTCACAGCAGCTCTAGGGAGTGATTGAGCCCGAAGCACTATTACCTCGAATTGGAAGCTGGACTGTCGAGTGGCAGGTCGCATGCCAAGTGGGTTATGATATCTCACCTATTCGAGGAGCCTACGATCTATAAGGGACCCAACATGCTGACGATCCGATCAGCTCAGCTAGTGCTCTGCAGACCCGCAGATCATTCCAAGGAAGGTTCCTGAGGCCGGTCGTTGTGACCCGATGACGTGAGTGTTGGCATGAGCTGCATCGCAAAATATCGCCGAGATAAGAGTTAGACCGAAGGAGCAAGCCTCAGATGGCGCCGACTGTGAATTGCCCCGAAAATCAACTGGAAGTCTTTTCGGCCAGTGAAAGGGATCCATAGTCGCGCACGGTTTGTTTGCTCGTCTCATCAGTACATCACGTAGGCACTCAAGATATAACAGGTCGGAAGAGGATCAGAAGTCTGGTCATCTAGCCTTCCATGTTTGTGCCGGTCAGAATAGTACGATAGCACAGAAAATTCCGGGCATCCTGGTGATTCCAGTCTGCCTATCAACCGTTCACAGAGGGCCGTCGCCAAAATAACGCAGCAGGGGACAGGAGGCATATTTCCGGACACTCGTGGTGCTCTGTGGAGTCTCGACCCGCCTTTTCAACGACTCTAACCAAGGTTCGCCCTCCCTGGAGCCTTGTCTGGATATTCGCGATGCACTGCAGAGTCATAGCATGCCTATTTAGCTTGAATGCAGAAGAGCATTGGTTGGCAGGCCGGCTCCTCTTGGGTGGGCGGGTGTACTTGGGTGCCCGCAAGGTGCACACCTCTGTGTTGGGTCTCGGCGGATTGGTGGGCGTAGGAAGCTAACTCGACACTCCCAAAGTCTTGTACGCCGGAGCTGGTAGATAAGTGgcatctcgtcgaggactAAGGGTTTCGGTTCAGTGTTGTGCAGACAAACGTCATGCTCCATCTGGCCACGGGTAGCCCTGTAGTAGGGAATGCTGATCATCGGATGTCGGTATCGAGCATGGCGCTGCAGGTACAGCATTTAGCAGGCACGATGGTTGGCAGGCACGATGGTTGGCAGGCACGATGGTTGGCAGGCACGATGGTTGGCAGGAACGATTGTCGGCAGTATGATGGCTGGCAGGTGCGACGTTGGCAGGTATGACGCTTGGAAAGCGCGATGGCTGGCACAACCGAGTGTTGGCAGGTCAGCAGGTACGACGTTTTGGCAAGGTACGCCTGTTATGGTAGAGAAATAATAGTGCCAGAATTTCTTGGTGCGATATTTATTGTGCACAGAACCGTGGACGAACCGGAAGGTCACCAAGGACGCGCAATTCAGTCGCGCAGTCATGGTGTAACCCGCGCAAGGTATTTTAGTACTGATGGTAGCTCAGTACTTATGTATGCGTTTATTTGATTTGGACGTCGAATGGTAACTGCCGGTTTGGTATTACGGCGGAGGCTGCGGCGAATAAGAAGCAGGACATGCCAACACTCGTTAACGGCAGGCGCCACCCTGTCACCCCACctgcacttgtacctgcacctgaACCTCGACGCTAACAGCGGATCTCGAATCGTCCGTCACGACCGTCACGACAACCTTCACCAACAACCGATCCTCCCCCCGCCAGGCCGCATCGAAATGGCCTCCCCTGCTCCACCCTTTCCCTTCCCCCGCGAGTACCACTTCCCGCCCTTCTTTACGGCCCAAACCAACCTCACGACACGTCACGCCCAGCTCACCAAATGGTcagccctcgtcctcgcttACGCACGACATCACCGCCTCTTTCGTCTCGTCCTATCCGAGGCTGCCGATTCGGATCTCTTCTTCAATGGTCGTATCGATCGCCGCCTAGCCGTGGCCGATATTCGTCAGGTCATAGACTTCCTGCGCAAGGACGGCCGGGCCGAATTCCTCCCGCCCCCCCCGGGCACCAAGGATCCCGCCGCGcccgacgtcgtcttcgtctacTGGCGCAAGCCCGACGAGTgggccgccctcgtcgaggcctaCGTGGAAGATACGGCCCAAAAGGGAAGCGTCCTGACGTTGTACGAGCTGACTGAGGGCGAGGGCACGAGGGGCACTGGTGAGTGACGGCCGTCTGCCTGCCTACTTGGCAATGCTGACCAGATCGTCTGTCAGAGATTCATGGCATGGATAGCGACCTCCTCCTCAAGGCCCTCAACATCCTCGTCAAGCGTGGCAAGGCCCAAATCTTTGGCCAGGAGGACTCACTCGGCGTCAAATTCTTCTAACCATCTAATCATGTACAGCAATCTATCCACATCGCTACCCAGACATGCTCTACACTACGCCAATGCAGGATACGAAAGGACGGGAAAGAACCCGGCGACGCTGGCCTGGGCTACTAAACCAGGGGAACACGCTCTCGAACTCTCGAGCAGCCACAGGGGCCCAACGCAACAACTCCCATCATTTGACGCGTCAATGGAAACCCGCCTGTCATGAGCTCATTGGCCGTTGAAGTTCTCAACCAAGAACTTCTTGTTGAAGCGCACACACTGcgccatggccacgtcgAGTAGCCAGTCCGGCGCCACGATCCTCGGCTCCATGTGGCCGTTACGCGCCATCTCTTCGAACCGCGGCCACAGCTGCTTCTCTTCCGGTGACTTGTTGCTGAGCAGGTACACCGGCTCCGGcggggcgccgccgtcctcttccgccgtcgttggcttAATCGTCGTGCCGCTGCGAGCCTTGTACAGCTTGAAGATGGcgccgttggcctcggcAATGGTTTGGTAgctgccggcgccgtggcgGATTTTTTCGGTGCAGTAGATGGGAATCCCCTGCAGGAGCCGTCCCCTGTTCGATTTGGCCCTGGACGACGATGTCTCGAGATTCATCTCGTacttcttctccgccgcctcgtcgccgagaagAAAGTCATCGGGAGACGGGACTTCGTTTCGTTGGAGGGTCTCTTCGATGAAGCTCGTTGACAGCACCCTGGCCCCCCGTGCCAAGGCGCAGAGAAACTTGACGGTGCGCATGACGTTGGGCGCCACCACAAAGTCACACGGCTGCCCTTCTTGGACAACTTGAACTCCGAGATCCCGCAACTTCCTCTGCCGTAGCGTTAGCAAGACATGGTGAAAGACGGATAGCTAGGGCAAAAAAATCCAATCGAATCGCACCTACCCGGTCGTGGTCCTCTTTGTTCTTGTCACCGATCCACCTCTTGAAGCCAGTCACGACGATGCGCGTCTCGACTTCCGGCAGCGAGGGCCGTGCCTTCTTCGTCGGTCTCTTGACCCCCTCGTCAACTTCGGCCAgggcctcctccttctcctgcttctccttctccaccATATCGGCGGCTCGCTTGCCGCCCCAGGGAGCTCCAGACTTGCTCTGtcgcttcttctccttctcgtaCAGCGCAATGTCGGGCGCGATGCACTGGAGCAGGTCCcgcgccttggccttggcgcTGCGGCCTCCCGTCGACCCCGTCGCCGGTGTGTCGTTCTCCTTGCCCGGCTGCACACGACGTGCACGCACCGGTGTTTCGACTGAGGCGCTCACCTTGCCGCGCGTCATGCCCTCGTTCGCTTCGTGGTCGCGCATGACGTCGAAGTCTCGGTCATCCTCCTTGCCGATGACGACACCCTCAGCCGGTCCTTTCTGGTAGCCgttctccttggccgcctggAGAACCTGGCGCTTTctcttcgccctcggcgacattgtctcctcgccgccggggTAGTAGATGGCTCTCAGCTTGGACTCGTCCAAAAAGGTCTGACCAATAATCTCGCCCAGGTTGGTCCGAGGGGGAAAGTGATTGAACTTGGGAACATTGATCGGTTTGACCTCGCACTTGGCGTAACTCTCCTCGATCCAGAGATGGTTGACAACGTGGACTCCCCATTCGGGCGCAGCCTTGCATTTCTCGCTCGTGTTGCGCGCCGTGATGAGATGCGTGTTGTCGGGCTTCATCGTTTTGGTAAACTGAGCGCCGCAGGCCTTGATGAGATTTTCGAGATAAATTCGCGCCTCACCGCCGTAGTTGGAGACGGTAATGCGCATCTTGTCGAAGCCCTCGATTCCGTCCTGCGGGACAGGGTAATGAAGCAGTCGGTGAAGCGGACTGCGCCACTGGTTGTGGACGATGAGGTAGTAGAGCCACGACAGGCTGCCGATGTCCTTGCACGACTGGGCCGCCTGGACGTATTCGTGACCTTGTCGAAACTGGCAGATGAGCGTGTCGCACTCatccacgtcgtcgaccaacctaccgccgccgtcgtggatAATGTCCTTAAGGACCTTGGTGAGGCGGTGGGTGATGCCGAGATCCTTGCACAGAAGTACTTTGCGTGACTGGAAGACGGTGCAGGGTGAGCGACTGCCGACATCCGGCAGCCATTGAGGATTGGTCGACGTCGCTCCCTCCAGGTTGTTGTTAACAGGTATCTCCAGTTTGTCTTCGGGTGTCCTGTGGAGAATCTCCGGGTCGGGGAGAAGATAGGGTGCCTCTTCAATACGCTTTCCAAGCTTGAAACAAGCATCAAACCTGAACCGAGTCAGCAGGGCTGTCGTGTCCCCAAGGGCACGCATTCAAGTTGGCGGCTCACCAGTGAGGCAGGACAATCTTGCATTTGACGCGGCCTGCCGCGGCCTGCTTAACTTTGGGGTCGTCCATGGTGAGAGCGCAAATGTGCGTCGTCAGCCGGCTCACCTCCTTCGACTCCTGTCCACCCAGAGCCATggtggcgccgacgatgctctCCCGGTCCATGACGGGCAGGCCGGCGCAGGTGACGACAACCTCGGAGAAGATCATCCGTGGGTCCGGCGAGAAGGGTCGGACCTGAGCCAGCTTGCGGcgcgagacggacgaggtgATCCACTGGACGGTGATGACGGGAATCATAACAGCCTGCGACTCGACGTATTGCGGGAAGTCGATGGTGTTGGAGATGATGTGAGTGACCTtttcgacggcgagcgtgcCGTCGCGTCGTGGTTCGTGAATGACGGCGCCATTATCCTCGAGAATGGTGGAGAGCTGCGAGAGAGTGAGCGATAACTCTTCGTAACGCAGACACAAAACGCCATACCTCGCTGATGAGTTTCGGCGCCAGGGAATTGCTCGGCACAAACGCGATTTCGCAGTCGGCAAAgaggccggcaccggcatcagCCATCGTTGCGCTTGCCTCCGCCAGAGGGGGTCAGGTTTATTCCACTGCCGCCGACTGAGATTCCGAATCGTCTGTTGACTCGAACTAAATATTGGAATGATGCAAGTCGTTGCTGAGATGGTCCCAAACGGCAAAAGCATGTACGATGCAAGGACGTTTCTGTTGTGGTTGCCTGGGGCCCTAACAGTCGGGCTGGGGACGCGTCTAAGTGGTCAACGCGAACGCAGCAGGCAATCACCTGACTGCGGGGTCACCATTCGTTAGTCAAGCTTGTCGTTAATAGTGAATTGTCGCCAGGCCTCAGGCAGGTCCACTTTTTGCCTTGAAGCACCGAACCCGGAATTGTAACTCGCATGGTATTACTAAGCAGTTTGAAGTCCATCGTCCAATTGACAACACAAACACAGCAGCATACAAACTCAATGCACATGGTTGACTAAGTGAATTGTTTGTGGCATAGGTCCTCGAACGACTGGCTACATTGAAACCAAGTCATATACGCATTAATGTACACAGCACTACaaagatatatatatatgtgtgtgtgtgtgtgtgtgtgtgtgtgtgtgtgtgtgtgtgtgtgtgtgtgtgtgtgtgtgtgtgtgggTGAGTGGGTGAGTGGGTGTGATCCAAGGCTCCCAGCGCCAATGCGCAAGCATCAAATTATAGCCATTATTCGTGCAAGGTACAGGCCAAGGCAACGGCAGCACCCATCAAGGAGCTTTCTTTGGCGGACACGAGGGTGATCCTCCGAGGCTCCGGCAGATTCAGGCCGTCAACCAGGTCACGGATATATCGTTGGCACGTACTGAGATACCCGGGGTAGTTCTCGATGACACTTCCGTTGAATgccaccgtcgtctcctcgagcttcatgtcggcctcgaccccTTTTCGGTCGGGTGAGGATTCGGAAAGTGTCGCAAGGTAGGCCCTCTCTGCCTCCAATCGTACGTCCCACAGGGTGAAGACGCAGGTGGCGACTAGTGCGCAGGATCGGACGGAGATGAAGGAGGCAATGGCCTTGATGGCCATGAGGTCGGATGTGGTGGGTGTGTGAGGTGAGGGATGTCGGTTCGAAAAGAGCTTGGTGGCCTCGGAGAGGTCGTCGCTATGATCGCTGCGGGGTGTCAGTTCTTGTTTCCCTCTCCTCGGCAGGTGCAGGGATGGAGGGCATCTCACCTCTCAATCATGGACAGCGTCTCACTGCTCAACGAGTATCGGGTCCGGAGCGAGGGCGGAACGAGGCCaccgaggaggccggcggtctcgatggcctcgacgaggacgagacgggcaATCTCGCCGAGATACATGCCGCTCACGAGCTGCTCCAGGGGTTGGAAGTCCGGTCGAGGGAGCTCCTTGGCCAAGGCGCGATCCCACCTCGTCAGGGGCAGGATGCCTTGACCAAACATGCTCAGCTCGGTATTGACGATGACATGGCTGGCGCCGTCAAACCAAGCGTCGGGACGGGCGCCAAACTTGAccttgccgatggcggcgacggggaggTAGGCGGCCATGTTAAGGCCGGTACCGAGGATGAGGCCGAATCGGGCCGAAGGGTGCGAGTACGCTTGGGATAGCAAGCAGGCACTGGAGTCGTTCAGGATGGCTCGCAACTCGACATGGAGACCGCGGTTCCCGCAGGCCTGCTTCACAATCCGGCCCAAGTCTTCACCTAGCAGACCCTTGTCGGCTAGGAAGGCCTTGCCCATCCCTTTCAGCTTGCCACTGCCCAACGAAGTTTGCCTGCGAACGGGCGTTAGGTCGCGCGAACAGGGCGCGGAGTCGGCGGCAGCACTTACTCGATGGGAAAGCTCCACGCCAACGCTACCGGCAGCGGCTTCTCCGGACCGTGCTCGCGTgtgatgccggcggcgagcgtctcTTGAATCCTCCGGGCCATCCAGTCGAAGAAGGAAAGGCCCTCGAGttccttgacggcgtcgctTATGGTGAAGTGGCGACTCCTCACGACGTCACccggcttgccgtcggcgaggtcccGTCCccgcagctcgacgagggccacTCTGAGGGTGGATCCACCGACGTCCAAGGCGAGATACTGCCCGCGTTCGGCACCGGACGGCAGCCGGTGGCTGTAGGAAGGCAGCATGGACTGGGTGTCGGCTTGCATGCGGTGGAGGAACTGCTCCTTGAGAGCGGCGGAGAGGTCGAGGAGACCATGTCCGCTGacggggccgaggaggccggcctcggcctccttgagGAACTCTTGAATGCTCTTGGGGTATGGGTCCGACTTGGGGTTGACGACGGGGGACGTCAGGGGGTTGATCCAATAGGCGATGATGGCCTGTACCAGGGACTTGCCCCTCAGCAGGCTCTTGACGATGGCGGTGATGAAGGCTTTCCGAAACGTCGTCATGGCGCAGAGGAGCGGGTGCATGAAAGGAAGGAATTCCCGTAGGGGAGATGAGTAGGGAGAGGAGAAGGGAGAGGAGGGTGGGGATGGTGGTTATAAAGCCGGGGTTGATATGGCGAGGACccgcccgacggcgagggtaGCAGTGATGGATCGGCACGATCTCAGGCCGTTGCTCCGAAGGAAGAGATTGCGGGGGCGAGCCGAGAGGGCAACAAAGTAGAGGTTCGAAGAGGGGTCTCGAAAGGATCCAAGGTAGCATGTGGCGTGCTCAAAAAGGTTGGGAGAAGCGCGAGCGAAGGGCGGCGAGAGAAGAAAACTCAGGGTGAGATGCGGACGAGTAGTGGCGATGGTGGTTCGGATGACGAGGGAGCTAGGATCCTGCATTGGGCATCACACCTTACGTGTCGCTGCGTGCCACTGCTGGATGAAACCTTTAGGCTTCCGGGGGAAGAGGTGGTATTGTCAAGCTTGGCCGGAGCAGAGAAGAGGGGAAGGAGGATCGCTAGGGCCGCGTTGCCGAGGTCGGTGGGTTGAGTCAGTCGAGGTGGTATAGGACGTGTCGGGACCAGTCAGGACGCTTCGGCGAGGTGAGAGGAGGCGAAGGGAGACGGGAGGAGTCGAGGGGAGAGTATAAAGTTGCGAGGCGGCAGCGGTAATGAGGGAACGATCGGTAGGCAGGTTTCCGGCTCCAACGTTTCGATGTTGCCGAACGCGCACGGTACGGTACCGTACGGTATGGTATGATACGGCACGCTATGGTGTGGTTTTTGGACGAGTTGAGGATACTGACCGCGGACCGCGGCGACGCAACCATCGGGCGGTGGGCGTCCGACGACTCCTCCCAACGACGGCGCACGTCGAGGTCGTTAGTTCCAGGCACagctcgccatcatcgggATCGCAGGACAGCTAagggtcgccgacggcacgtgagagatacatgtacatgtatacctgcaagtacatgcatgtacgccAGCGCCTGGGTacccggggggggggacggtgacggtggaAGAGGAGGAACCGGGGGATGAGGTTCGATGACCGAGCAACCGTCAGCAATCAGGAAGGATGCAGAAGCAGTGAGATGGatggacgtcgaggagggagagTGGGGGTGGGTCCATTCGATTGGCGGAGCCGCGGTGGAATCACGGGGGATATTTGATGAATTGATCCAGATCTGGTGCGGCCCAGATTTAGGAGCGTCGCCGCGGAAAAATAAATCCAACGGTTGCGGAGGGTCGGCGACTGCTGGAGGAGCAgaaggggaggaggacgaggggggtTGTTGAGACGTCGATGCTGAGTTGTAACGTTGCGATGCGGTAGGTGTGAGTGGCACGCTAAGGGAAAGTTGGCTGGCTGTGACTTGCTCGATTGGGAGGCGGTGCAATGCagagagtactgtactccgtaggtaccgaAACcatgtgtgcatgtacatgtacgtacttacttcctcggcacagagtacataattactgtacagtaagggcatgtacagtgcagtcaCTAACTAATAACTAGGTGCTTGTGGTAAGTACGTAAGTTGGTTATAGCTTGGCGCAAGTGCCTTGCCTCTCATGCTGCCCAGGAAGTACCTCCCTGCCCACAGTGCATGCGTACAACGGTGCGACGTTAGTGCACagcaggtattattacctgcTTGCACCTGCAGTACTGAACAGACATGTACTCCGCTCCGTCACGCCTCGGTGCAAGTGCCTCTCACAGTGCTCTACGCCTCCCTGCATCGCTGCAGGCGTACGTGCTGGTGgcatgtacctagtactatttaTGCTTGATGCTGTGCACAACAAGTacgcctacggagtacatgtaattacatgtcCGTACTGCAAGCCAGTGcttacttgtaggtgtacagttGCTACTAATGCAGCACATTACACCtagaagtacttgtacaactaatgtactgtacatacacctaaatacctagtagcatgcaagtaataatactccgtactcgccgATGGGCTGTGGTCCTAGCAGGCGGAGGAACCAGACTGGGGAGGGGACCATCGGGATGGCGTCGAGCAACCCACCAACCACCGGCCCGCTGGGTTTGCTGGTGGATCTTCAAGGGCACCACAGGCCCCTTCCCCTGCTCACCATGATGGTTACATCTGTTCACATCTGCTTCATCTCTCGCGGCCGGATAGAGCTGCACTAGAGCTCGAGCATCGCTGGACCGCCAGTGGATGCGAGTACGCAGCCGAGGCAGCCGGAGATGGTAGCCCCGTCTAGGGACGGAGACGGGCTCGGGAACTGGTAATGGTAGTCATGCGCCACGGTCTAGAAATTCATGGCTTCGTCCCAGGACTGGCCGCCTCTCTCGGACGCGATGAATCGAGGCAAGACGATGGGCAAAAGGGTAGGCAGGCATAGGGAGATGGGCTCTATCATATGCCGTTTCTGGGCAGAAAAACTGGAACGGCCTGCGTCGTAGGCCTCCGACCAAGGCTGCCAATCGAAGCGACCGATCGCCCTGCCTCGGCTGTCCGGCGGCGCAGCCTCGGTCGTTACCAGCGCCTACACGACAACGATGGACGATGCGACAACGATGGACGATGCGAATACAACGTAGGTCTGCATGGCCTGCATAGAGGCTCGGCCTGACCTTGCccatcccgccgccgccgcatcctCGCATCGTCAGGCGCAGCACTGGCGTCGGCACTGGAGCAACATGGCATGACGACAGGGCAACATGTCATTGTGTCATGttgcttcgccgtcgacataCGCCAGCTTCAAGGGCGGCTTCGGGGCCAGCCGAGATGGTCCGCAAGCCTCCAAAATGGCTACGCTCCGCTCACCCGAGATGTCGCCTTGCCGCTGCCACGCCTGATACCATGACTCGGACCGTATTCGATCCATTCGCATCCCTCATACTTCTGTGTCATTCTTCCGCATCATCCCGCTTCTCCACCATGAATTTTCGCCACCCAATGCATCATTCGTCTGTGTCGTTCGTCTGTGTCGTTCGTCTGTGTCGTTCGTCTGAGCCATTCACCTGCTTCATCCATCTGCGCACACCGTGCCGATCTGGACGCCCGCATcaggatggatggatgggggTCGGTGCAACGATTGCCCCTGCAAGTCCCCGTCCAGCCGCAGATGCGTGTTCCCTTTGATGAATTGTCACGACGAAGCAAGGGCACATGCACCTCCATCTACTACCCAATCTTGTCTGACAAGGATGCTTTTCTATATGCATGGGAGCGTGCAACGTGCAAGCATGGGACTCTCCCTGCTGTTCGTATCCGGTTCCGCGCGGCTCGCCAACCGACGGCTCTGTGGGGCGTCCCAGCGTCGTTGCAGGGCCCGATCCGGCGAGTTCAGTGGAGTGGTCGCCGATGACCCCCCACCCGCCGAGGAATCAGCAGGTAACGAACGAGCCCTCCACTTGTAATCCGTATGGATGGCTTAGCTGCCGACAAATATCCGTAGAAACCCCCCACCGTTCGTCTGTCGGCTCGGACGGACTGGGGGACATGCCGtgtattagttgtacatgtactccgtacttgcacgtactccgtaattcaTACCTGTatttacttacatgcaagtacttgaaaatacatgtacacgtgtACAAAGTATGAATCCATCAATTGCTCtactaccaagtacttactaggtacctagtacttactagtatgCCCAAGTACAATTGTACTATGTGGGTGGTAGCAGTagtagtacaagtagttgtaatagttgtggcagtactccgtacgcagtaTGGATTTAAGCACGCTACAAGCACCCTGTACGTACTCTGCACATTGCgatacctacagtacacctacaagtactgatgagtgcatgtacggagaacgcACCGCTGCACTGAATTGGGTACGCTCacgtgtacggaggac includes these proteins:
- a CDS encoding vacuolar protein-sorting-associated protein: MASPAPPFPFPREYHFPPFFTAQTNLTTRHAQLTKWSALVLAYARHHRLFRLVLSEAADSDLFFNGRIDRRLAVADIRQVIDFLRKDGRAEFLPPPPGTKDPAAPDVVFVYWRKPDEWAALVEAYVEDTAQKGSVLTLYELTEGEGTRGTEIHGMDSDLLLKALNILVKRGKAQIFGQEDSLGVKFF
- a CDS encoding BRCT domain-containing protein — translated: MADAGAGLFADCEIAFVPSNSLAPKLISELSTILEDNGAVIHEPRRDGTLAVEKVTHIISNTIDFPQYVESQAVMIPVITVQWITSSVSRRKLAQVRPFSPDPRMIFSEVVVTCAGLPVMDRESIVGATMALGGQESKEVSRLTTHICALTMDDPKVKQAAAGRVKCKIVLPHWFDACFKLGKRIEEAPYLLPDPEILHRTPEDKLEIPVNNNLEGATSTNPQWLPDVGSRSPCTVFQSRKVLLCKDLGITHRLTKVLKDIIHDGGGRLVDDVDECDTLICQFRQGHEYVQAAQSCKDIGSLSWLYYLIVHNQWRSPLHRLLHYPVPQDGIEGFDKMRITVSNYGGEARIYLENLIKACGAQFTKTMKPDNTHLITARNTSEKCKAAPEWGVHVVNHLWIEESYAKCEVKPINVPKFNHFPPRTNLGEIIGQTFLDESKLRAIYYPGGEETMSPRAKRKRQVLQAAKENGYQKGPAEGVVIGKEDDRDFDVMRDHEANEGMTRGKVSASVETPVRARRVQPGKENDTPATGSTGGRSAKAKARDLLQCIAPDIALYEKEKKRQSKSGAPWGGKRAADMVEKEKQEKEEALAEVDEGVKRPTKKARPSLPEVETRIVVTGFKRWIGDKNKEDHDRRKLRDLGVQVVQEGQPCDFVVAPNVMRTVKFLCALARGARVLSTSFIEETLQRNEVPSPDDFLLGDEAAEKKYEMNLETSSSRAKSNRGRLLQGIPIYCTEKIRHGAGSYQTIAEANGAIFKLYKARSGTTIKPTTAEEDGGAPPEPVYLLSNKSPEEKQLWPRFEEMARNGHMEPRIVAPDWLLDVAMAQCVRFNKKFLVENFNGQ
- a CDS encoding hexokinase-1, translated to MTTFRKAFITAIVKSLLRGKSLVQAIIAYWINPLTSPVVNPKSDPYPKSIQEFLKEAEAGLLGPVSGHGLLDLSAALKEQFLHRMQADTQSMLPSYSHRLPSGAERGQYLALDVGGSTLRVALVELRGRDLADGKPGDVVRSRHFTISDAVKELEGLSFFDWMARRIQETLAAGITREHGPEKPLPVALAWSFPIEQTSLGSGKLKGMGKAFLADKGLLGEDLGRIVKQACGNRGLHVELRAILNDSSACLLSQAYSHPSARFGLILGTGLNMAAYLPVAAIGKVKFGARPDAWFDGASHVIVNTELSMFGQGILPLTRWDRALAKELPRPDFQPLEQLVSGMYLGEIARLVLVEAIETAGLLGGLVPPSLRTRYSLSSETLSMIESDHSDDLSEATKLFSNRHPSPHTPTTSDLMAIKAIASFISVRSCALVATCVFTLWDVRLEAERAYLATLSESSPDRKGVEADMKLEETTVAFNGSVIENYPGYLSTCQRYIRDLVDGLNLPEPRRITLVSAKESSLMGAAVALACTLHE